cccctcccatactgtccccctccccttgtcccataattacttacctgtcttgtagcgttggccggcagcacagggcgcaccgcggtagtggaacttgaatttcatgttccggtttccggcgggactgaaaggaagtgcgcactcagcttgtgcacacttcctttcagtcccgccggaaaccggaacatgaaattcaagttccactaccgcggtgcgccctgtgctgccggccaacgcggcaagacaggtaagtaaagcttcatattcgctccataagacgcacagacatttcccctcacttttgaggggaaaaaaagtgcgtcttatggagcgaaaaatacggtatgttaAGGAAAGGGTGGTGTTATAGGTTACTATATAAGTATGAATGCTAGATTATTGGCTCCAATGGACTGGAGAAGCTAGATATTGTTGTTTAAAGGTTTTCTGTGTTTTAATACCTGTATCTACATTGGTAggtgatgataaaaaaaaacaatgtatttgaATATATCTGAAAAAAAATCAGAGGTTTCAAATGAAGTCTCTCGTGGTAGTTATAGAAGAGAAATTAATTGGCTCTGTCGGAAAAGGTTGAGATATCTGTATAGGTCATTGTCTTCAAATCTAGCAAGTTTGTGTGGTTCATAGTCTGTTTCTGAGTATAGGTGTGAGAGAAGATGGAGTATTAACTAAAGTTAAATTACATGTAATTTTGTCCCAGGTATTAATTTCTGTGTATAACGCACGGGTTGTGGCTGTGCTTATGGTTCTGGCTTGTTTAGGGAGCCAGATATATAGGGAGGGAAAATTTACAAAAAACAGAATAGTGATCTGAGATTAAATATTGTTATACTAATCTATTTTCGATTGATGTTTTGTAGTATTCACAGGGCCCTTTACTTGATGGCCTTTATTGGACCAAATGGTACAACAACGCAACTCTAGTTAATACTTCTAACTCCTTTATCTACTATGAGAATCTGTTACTTGGGGTTCCACGTATACGTCAGCTGAAGGTTAAGAACAATTCTTGTGTCGTATACAAGGATTTCAGAGAAGACATCTCTGGATGCTTTGACGTGTACTCCGAGGACAAAGAGGACCACATGCCCTTTGGACTTTATAATGGGACGCCGTAAGTACTGCATTTTTCTATTAAGGAAAAAATACTTAAACCATGTCAGTCATCGAGTTAAGACTGGTATATTCAGCAATGAATTGCATTGCAAAAAAACATGAGTGTAAAAATAATATGGAGAAATGGAAAATTAAAGAAATTAACTCCTGGATAGACAATTTTTCCTCTTATTTTAAAGCAAATGCCTCATCTTGAATATGGTGGaacatatttaacaaatatttatgcaAGTATTTGAGGtggattatataaatattttccacATTCCTTTTGATAGTTTATGGTGAAAAGATTGGATTGGGAATGGTATTATTGAAATAATTATGCATAAATATGTGATCTGAGAAGTTGGGGGTGCTGGAGACAGGAGCAATAACAGTTCTTTTCAttttcacacagcgtgaggacacattcacacattcacacagcgtgaggacatccagcgacgctctagcacagataatctgtgctagggaccaggaagttccctctagtggctgtctagtagacagccactaggggaggacataaccctgcaaggtaattattgcagtttataaaaaactgcaataattacacttgcagggttaagggtagtgggagttggcacccagaccactccaatgagctggtctgggtgcctagagtgtccctttaaataaaacagcAGGAAGTGGAGTGAAACAAAACATCTCAATTAATATATTCCACCAGTCACCAGTGAACTTATAAATAGAGAGGTACTCAACATTTCTTAATGGTTGACCTGGTTATATCAATCCAAAGATTTCAAAAAGAATTTGCAAAAAATTGGCAACAATTTAATAAATGGGTAAATGAGGATACACAGTGTTGTGTTGATATGATTATTAACCTCAGGATGATATATCATCTCTCCAGGTGGACTTATTACACAGAGGACGAACTTGGAGGATCATCTCACTGGGGAAAATTGGCAACTTACAGTGGGGGAGGATATTATCTAGATCTTGAGCTAACCAAACAAGACAGTCAGAGGGATTtgcaaatattgaaaaataacctCTGGTTAGATCGAGGGACCCGTGCTGTGTTTGTTGACTTTTCAGTATACAATGCTAACATCAACCTATTCTGTGTTTTAAGGTAAGCAAGTGATTTCTATATTGATTTATACAGAATGATGGAGAACTTACGGTATTTAATTCTCAAAATACACATTGTGTCATATTTTGGGgcttatataaaataaatctaaacTCACTGATTTTTGAATATAAGAAAAAGTCTTACCTTGGCCTCAATTTTAATAacttttccaaatgattcaatactgttaaaaaaaaaaaaattccctacaAAATTCCCCGAAGACCCCGTAATGGTGATTTCTGTACATAAATAAATTGGAAAGTTTATCCTATCAGTATCGAATCATGCGTAAAGTTTATTCAATCAAGGCCCTTGTCTTGTGCTTATAACGTATAAAAGTTAGCGTATTTCCATgtcaagttatttttatttttacaagtgatggttgcaaaaaaaaaaaaaaacctttactgcGCAGTACAATAACAATATAAGAGATGTATATCACGTAGCTGTTAGCTATATTCCTACATTTTGACAGATGATGAAGTAAGTATATCGGCCACTTTTGGGGGGTAATATAAGTAGGTGAGAGCAGATTAAACGtgcttaaaaaataaaagaaaatacaagATATGTCTACAGCTGGATTCATGTCAGAGAAACAACTGGGCGGTACAATTCCATGTTTATAACGTggacattttacaaatatatacgaATGCTGTACACAAACCCTCGGCAGTTTGACCTCGATAGCACTGAGCCCATATTGACATACCGGTACTATACATAAAACCAAGAATGTAGAACCCATACCATATTAATTATAGCTGTAAATGACACACCTTAAAATATATCTTTGTATACAATACGTTTCTAAAACTGTATGGAAAAACattaacatataaataaacaaaatcactCCTTTCTGAGATTCTTCTAATTTGATATAAATCAGTTTTGCCGCTTCTGCAGTGAGCACCGCGCAGACCAGGAAGTTACTAGCTTATTATAGCACTATCTAAACTTTCTATGTCAGTTCTGTGCCTATCTCATAGATCTTAACACATCAGGTGTTTCCATTATAAAACTAAccgctaaactacaactcccagaaaccttAGCTTTGCATTACATGCAGTTGTATTactggaggaaaaaaaaatgtaaacacagcagaGAGAATTGGCATTTGGACTATAGTTAGCATGAATAACTGAAACTTAACCaaacagtgcacctaatgtgtgggTGCCTGGGATCTCCCTTTAATTTGCATAGCTTTTTCATAACCACCCCCACATAAGCTTTAACATATACATTGTTAACATTTATTATCATGTTATTTAACGAGGAAGGGTACATTTGACAACTTTCCCCTTACATTCTGGATTATAGTACATGCATACGTCGTAGATTGTATTTGCATTTATTGTCCTTTCTGTTTTATAGGCTTGTTGTAGAATTTCCAGCAACTGGTGGCGCAATACCATCATGGCAAATTCGCACTGTCAAACTTATTCGATATGTGAGCGGATGGGACTATTTCATCATTGCCTGTGAAATTATCTTTTGTGTATTCATCTTTTACTATGTTGTGGAAGAGATGCTGGAACTGAGAATTCATAAATTCAAATACTTTACAAGTATTTGGAATATACTGGATGTGGTCGTTATACTGGTAAGGATTTCATTCTCTAAATGaaatattacatacattaaaGATCTAATGTCCCATCAGTACTCGGCTCAGGTACAAGTTCACCTTTCCTGTACCATCAAGTACAAGTAAATGTGTATCAAATGTGTAAATCAAGTAAATGTGTTAAACTGTCCCCAGTAGATGGGCTCAAACTTGGAAAGAaaagcacttaaaggaccactctagtgccaggaaaacatactagttttcctggcactacagtgccctgagggtgcccccaccctcagggaccccgtcctgcccggctctggaaaggggaaaaacgtacctttttccagcgctgggcggggagctctctgcctccgatcctcctccgttccgccctgcgcgcgcattcagccggtcgcataggaaagcatttacaatgctttcctatggacgcttgtgtgctctcactgtgattttcacagtgagaagcacgcaagcgcctctagcggctgtcaatgagacagccactagaggatttgggggaaggcttaacccatttataaacatagcagtttctctgaaactgctatgtttataaaaaaaaatgggttaaccctagctggacctggcacccagaccacttcattaaagggaatctccagtgccaggaaaacaatccgttttcctggcactgcaggttccctctccctcccaccccccaatccccagttactgaaggggtgaaaaccccttcagtcacttacctgagccagcgacgatgtccctcgtcgctgtctcctcctccgcgccgctcctcctactgactccatcggccggtgggcgagactgatcccgcccaccggccggggagacctaatgcgcatgcgcggcaatgccgcacatgcgcattagcgctccccataggaaagcattgaaaaagaattccaatgctttcctatggggaaatgagcgacgctggaggtcctcacacagtgtgaggacgtccagcgacgctctagcacagataatctgtgctatgagtcaggaagtgacctctagtggctgtctagtagacagccactagaggtggagttaaccctgcaaggtaattattgcagtttatagaaaactgcaataattacacttgcagggttaagggtagtggaagttggcacccagaccactccaatgggcagaagtggtctgggtgcctggagtgtcccgttaagctgaagtggtctgggtgcctagagtggtcctttaatgtaaaaaaaaaaaagtgttagaatTGATGTATCAAGGGATTCCgataaaaaacaaaatttgtaGGTTTTGTTTTGACACATGTATATCAGGACTATGTTGTTCTTGTACAAAGTGTGCCACCACTTTTTGAAAGTTTAATTTCATAAAAGTTTTCAAGCTGTTGATATCTTTTATTTCTGATATGTACAAATATATATCACATCACTTGCACAATTTTGCCAATGCATAGCTATTCTTGTATAAATTTACCAGTGCCAAGAACAGCATAAATCTACATGTATAAAATAGAAGACGCATATAGAGTAGTACAGTTCAGATGGAAAAATAAAGTCAATTTAATTGCTACACTCACAAGACAAACATATAGATAGCCTTTCAAAGGTAAACAATTCCACATTTGAAGGGCCATCTATACGTTTTTGTCCTGTGAGTTTAACCATTAAATAGACTTTATTTCGCCATTTGAACTGTACTACTCAATATGTGTATCATATTTTCTACCTGTAGATGTACGTGGTGGTGTTATTTGTATTAAGAACATAGAGCAGTTCTGAATCTTTCTACAGAGTTACAGTGTTCAAAGGGTAATTCCTTTTACTTATTCTTTACACTGTTAATTAGGGGTGTGTATGTTTAGGAAGTGGCCTAGATTACTGTGGAAGTGCATAGATTACTGTTCTAGGGATATAACGTAATACTTATGACAATCTGAATTTACCCAAGTAATGCTGGACATATCCTAGTTTAATGAGATACTGTAGGCACTATTACTATTTCATCTCATTGGAAGTGGTTATAATGCTTAGAGTCACTGTCCCTGCATTCAGTGGTAAACCCCTTTCAAAAGGTTTACCCTTAAATGTTTTTCCACAGCCCAGCccccactggaggtatggctatggCAGAGATCTTCTTTAACTACATTAATTCGTACTTTCGGATTAGCTCAATCAGCACAGAGGGGCAGACTGACTCTTGTTTAGTGTAAAAGGAACATtagtcacccacaccacttcatctcaatgaagaagtctgggtgcagtgcccatgTTCTTTTAACCCTGCAGTATAAAACATTGCCGAAAAAACTTGGTCACATGAAGCTGaagccccatagaaaagcattgattcaatgccttTGTATTGGAAAGTTTGAATGTGCATTAggcccccaatgctcctctatgaggagcattgaatTCAACAATCATCTGCTACAATGTGGGAGGTAGAGAGGTTAACAGCACTGAGGAAGTCTCGatactggaaaaaaataaaaatatctgttGTTTTGATGTATAACATATTTCTTTAATAACTGTCATGATTATAAGTAATTAATACAATTATCTTTAGCTTTCATTGGTAGCTATTGCATTCCACATTTTCCGAACTCTGGAGGTGAACAGACTCATGGGAACGCTATTAGAGGAGCCTTCGACGTACGCAGACTTTGAATTTTTGGCTTTTTGGCAAACACAATACAACAACATGAATGCTGTGAATCTTTTCTTTGCATGGATTAAAGTACGTGTGAATTGTAAACCGATCTATTATCAACTGATAACTGAAACACATCCTGATTTGTTTGATTTGATACCATCCAGATAACCATGTGATTTTAGGTATAATAGGTGTCCAATTCAATGCCACTTAATCAAGCAGAAAATATATGGGCGTTGTTTATATTCGGACGGAGAAATCTAAAGAATGTTCAGTGATGTAttttctaataaatatatattaaaccaaAAGCTATTTTTGCGTGAGAGTCATTTAGACCATTTGTTAAGATTAATTGTATTTCAATATTTTAGAAATGTAAATGGACGTACAGATATCTTTTATACAATCTGTGATATGAATAAGAGATTCACTACAGAAAGCCATGACTActgtttgttgtttttcttttagaTCTTTAAATACATTAGCTTCAACAAGACAATGACCCAGCTCTCGTCTACACTTGCCCGTTGTGCAAAGGATATTTTGGGTTTTGCAATCATGTTCTTCATAGTTTTTTTTGCATACGCACAACTAGGATATCTTCTGTTTGGGACCCAAGTGGAAAACTTTAGCACCTTTGTCAAGTGCATGTATGTAGACAATTTATATTTTGTAAACTGCATGGCTACACTATCCTATGTACGAGCTATTCTGTTGTATGTAGTACAAACTTATTGGGAAGACAAATGAACATCTCCCTCCCATTAAGAAATATTGTGAGTAGAAGTGACAGAGTGGAATAATGGGCATTGAACAATGTGCTTAAATGACCAGACCCTGAATTACGTGGTACTCGTGCCTTGCACCCCTGCAATCCCATCTATACCTGGTGAACTAGTATGGATAGTAAATCTGTGATGTCAGACATATAACTTCTGAATATAATATAGCAggaatgtggaactgcactcaaaccCATTTGAAATGTATCCGGGTGCACCAGACCAGTCCCAGTAACCAAATATTTGGTGAGGGAAAAATAGAAGAGAAGTCCAGGCACACTcaggatacaaaaaggcaaatttgtTGAATtcactgcaacgtttcgacctacacagtCTTTGTTTagcagcttgacaaagaccatgtaggtcgaaacattgcagtgGGTTCAacaaatttgcctttttgtatcctgAGAATGCCTGGACAACTCTTCTATTTTTCCTCAGACATATAACTTCTATGATCTATGACGTGCAAGTGACATTTTACTGTCTGGGGGGATCTGCATATCATGGCATACCCTTGTGGACTCAAATACAGCTCATCAAGATGTAGGGAGGagtgaaaattatatttttcccCCCGTCAATTAGTATTCTGcatattttggggaaaaaaaagttgctTTCTCATTTCTACGAATTCTAATAAAATGTTTATCTAGTCAATAAACACAATCATATCCCATTAAAACAGAGAATAGTAGTAAACCACATACATATAGGTGTGAGTGTACTTAACTTATATAACTTGCCACCTGGTACACAAGCTCTACTTTGAAATGACTTCAACTCTGATCCATTAGACCTAGTACATCTACGGTTTACTGAAAATTTTCATATAAAGGCTCTTTCAATGGAAGATAGCAGAGACCACTCGGCCCTAGAGTGTGCATGCAATATTTGGGACTggtatgtattaaaaataaagctTACCCTTATATACCCTTATCTCTTTTTGTTTTCTAGATTTACCCAGTTCCGCATTATCCTGGGTGACTTTGATTATGATGCCATTGATAATGCCAACAGAATATTGGGACCGATTTATTTTGTTACTTATGTTTTCTTTGTGTTCTTTGTATTGTTGGTAAGTACAAACAACTATTTTTTAATAATGGCAATCCGTCAGACTGcatgtttaaaacctttttattcATTAGTACAGAATGTTTGTTGTTTCAGCACCCTAGTATTCAAAGTCAAAACTTTGCTGTTGATATTGTACAATAACATGACACTTTTCTCTGCTTAGAATATGTTTTTGGCCATCATCAATGATACATACTCTGAAGTGAAGGAAGAGCTTTCAAACCAAAAGAATGAGCTGCAATTTTCTGACATTTTAAAACAGGTACGTATGCTTTAAGGATTTAACCAAGTTAGCATCTTACAATGCATTTGTGTCAACATTGCAAAAAATGAAATTCTAAACTCTAAAAATCCACCATGTCATATCTACATTACACTAATTCAAAATCTAACAAAGAGCATCTTTGCATGAGGTCTTCAAGTTTAACATTGTGTGCCTAATCACTGTAATAGATATTGAGCCTTATCCCTACTTTCCTTTCCTGAACGGCAAACCTCAAGCTCCCCTTTTATAGGCTGGAATCATCAGATAGAATTGTGCagcagtgtaaaaaatatatatatatatatgtatcttggACGTGGAATACATCAACAGATACATGAGTCTATCCCATCATATCCACTTACTGAGGCcttcatttaatatttatggatggacttttcaaatgatttaacttACAGAAGGAATTACCAGGGGTTCATATTAAATGATCTCAGGAAGATTGCTCCCACCTCTCTCCAAAAGGGAGTTACAACTGGCCAATCCACATATCATAGTAAGTTCCCTTCTGGGCACACCTTCACCAGCAACCATAAGAGCCTACCCGGCCCATATGATATAATTCCACAGGAGTTGTGTGCCAATACAATAGGATTTTGTACGTTTGCTCTTGGGATactacacacactgtgacacccCTTTAGCCACCTCTAGCATACCCTCCGCGGAGTCCCCCTTTAATGCTTCTGTTTTCATTGGGATGTGTATCTTAAAGACCTTAGGTTGTGGAGCTGGAACaaacatggttatatattagtcAGATAAGACACTTCTGGTGAGATAGCGGAGTTCCAGCAGCTTTTTTTTAACTGTATCTTTTTGTGCCAAGTCCCTTATTTGGATATACTGAAAGTGGTCTTTACTGTTTAATGGGAATGTGTTTTGTAAATCCTTAAAGGAGACCACTGATTATTCGCTCCAGAGATGCATGTATCGAATACCAGTCTCCTCTAGGTTTTTAAAAGCTCTTGGGCATATGCCGGAGGGAAAGTCCCTAATCCAGATGAT
The DNA window shown above is from Pelobates fuscus isolate aPelFus1 chromosome 10, aPelFus1.pri, whole genome shotgun sequence and carries:
- the PKD2L1 gene encoding polycystin-2-like protein 1, which produces MNPAKLRSRTENHFKAEEEQEMDNLGKKAWDNPAYDGSPSPKIKAIYNPKTMLENPYDSMDHLGDPPPYREHQRPKKPNFCSLCCCHIAKGIRGLWGTTLTEDTAENRELYVKTTLRELLVYIVFLMDICLLTYGMTSSNSYYYTNVMSNLFLTTPADNGVTFTTISSMADFWTYSQGPLLDGLYWTKWYNNATLVNTSNSFIYYENLLLGVPRIRQLKVKNNSCVVYKDFREDISGCFDVYSEDKEDHMPFGLYNGTPWTYYTEDELGGSSHWGKLATYSGGGYYLDLELTKQDSQRDLQILKNNLWLDRGTRAVFVDFSVYNANINLFCVLRLVVEFPATGGAIPSWQIRTVKLIRYVSGWDYFIIACEIIFCVFIFYYVVEEMLELRIHKFKYFTSIWNILDVVVILLSLVAIAFHIFRTLEVNRLMGTLLEEPSTYADFEFLAFWQTQYNNMNAVNLFFAWIKIFKYISFNKTMTQLSSTLARCAKDILGFAIMFFIVFFAYAQLGYLLFGTQVENFSTFVKCIFTQFRIILGDFDYDAIDNANRILGPIYFVTYVFFVFFVLLNMFLAIINDTYSEVKEELSNQKNELQFSDILKQGYRKTLLKLKLKKERISDVQKALQNGTKELEFEEFKNSLKEMGHDDHEITAAFSRFDQDGNRVLDEDEQKQMRNILEERRVALNAEIENLGRSYRNKDLNEGVNLTELKNASAKASWVSQEEFTIFLKRLQQLELSIGGIMRKIESVEMKLETMETNKMKQTNIVDNLQNNIVKEKQISQEEMLHRNLGQLVKEEKEGWESEYKSRNITDPSHRNSNTHYPNMAVSQNSLNFP